A single region of the Scyliorhinus torazame isolate Kashiwa2021f chromosome 30, sScyTor2.1, whole genome shotgun sequence genome encodes:
- the pgpep1l gene encoding pyroglutamyl-peptidase 1 gives MKSGGREEAETPTRNSQAEWPVLFYVIQDSNTETCGSVEDGEVTVGSSQRFPMDSSSQLVLLTGFGPFRQYVTNPSWTAVQELKKLGLGENVRLEAVELPVHYRRTQELLARMWETQQPQLAVHVGVATASKLIILEQLAKNNGYKDCDVSGVCPVGNCCVEGGPEKIESLINMRAICKKLSGTDIGIIYSKDAGRYLCDYAYYLSLHHGNRKAAFIHIPHLNDRITAEIIGKTLQLIVQEMLGQLESVLHCERAVLGKSVR, from the exons ATGAAATCGGGTGGAAGAGAGGAAGCTGAAACTCCAACACGGAACAGTCAGGCTGAATGGCCTGTCTTGTTCTACGTAATTCAGGATTCTAACACAGAAACCTGTGG ATCTGTCGAAGACGGAGAAGTGACTGTCGGCTCGTCCCAACGTTTCCCAATGGATTCCAGCTCCCAACTCGTGCTGCTTACTG GCTTTGGTCCATTCCGACAGTACGTCACCAACCCAAGCTGGACTGCAGTTCAG GAGCTGAAGAAATTGGGTCTGGGGGAGAATGTACGACTGGAAGCTGTGGAACTGCCTGTTCACTATCGCCGAACCCAGGAGCTGTTGGCCAGGATGTGGGAGACCCAACAGCCACAG CTGGCCGTCCATGTTGGGGTAGCAACTGCCTCGAAGCTGATTATTCTGGAACAATTGGCCAAGAATAACGGATACAAAGATTGCGACGTCAGTGGGGTCTGCCCAGTGGGAAACTGTTGTGTAGAAGGAGGTCCAGAGAAGATCGAGTCACTCATCAACATGAGAGCCATCTGTAAAAAATTATCAGGGACGGATATTGGAATCATTTATTCCAAGGACGCAGGAAG GTATCTTTGCGATTACGCCTATTACCTTTCATTACACCATGGCAACAGGAAAGCTGCGTTCATTCACATCCCTCATCTTAATGACAGAATTACAGCCGAGATTATTGGAAAGACCCTCCAGCTGATTGTACAGGAAATGCTGGGACAACTGGAGAGCGTGCTGCATTGCGAGCGAGCAGTTCTTGGTAAAAGTGTTCGGTGA